The DNA region GTCTGGGTAAACTAAATAGATCTTTCCCTTCAAAGGGGGATGTCCACTCCCTAGAACCAGCAGCAGATGTATCAGCAATGACCGCTCCACCGCCCTGCAACCCAGCTATGGGCACACCATTTGCATGAGGCACTGATCTCATGGCCGGCTGAGCACCAACTCCAGAAGTATTTGAATCATATATGTGGGTGTTGCTCCTTGTAAACGAAGGCCACAACCCATTGGAGCTTGGTGAAGACGATTCTCTCTTCAAACTCCAGTCTACGCTGGTGTAATCTAAGTGAGACACTGATCCACCCGTGCTCCAGTCTACTGGAGATGACGACCCTGACGACAGAGTTGAACTCAACCCAGAGAAGAGTCCAAGGGAGGAAGCAGCAGCAAGTGTAGGAAATGTACCTGCTCTACTCAATATGCTATTCCCTCGACTGGTTCCAGGGGAATCACCTGGGCTGCTGCCGGGAAAAAactgttgctgttgctgttgctgatGCTGATGCTGATGCTGATATTGAAGGTGGTGGTGGTACATGTGATTCAAGCTCAGATCGTTTGCACTGAGGCCTCTTGTGCTGGGAATTTGTTGCAAAAAGCCATTGGACTTCATAACTTCAACACCATTCGAAGGATACCAACTGGCCGCTGTTCCAGGAGGAGATGAGCTCATGCTAGTGGTTGGCCCTTGCTTACTGGCAGATTGTGGCCGCTGCATCATTATAATTGGTTCCCTCATTGTTCCAGGCTGAAGGTTCTTGAATTCATTTCCAACGGTCACATAATGGGTTTCTGTCTTGGCTGGTGATGTTGACACCTGCAAGGGTGATGCCACAGGTGATGCCAAAGAATAGGAAGCCGAAGGACTTGATGCAGCATTTGGCCACCGTTTCTCAGCCGACATAGCAGTTTGTTGGGGTCTTGCCCATTCTGACTTCGGTTGTATTCTCTTCAAAGACTGCTGCACATTTTTGCTCCCCAGTTCTGAAGACCCTACAACTGTAGCTGTTGTTTTTGTATAATTGAATTCCCTGTCATCCTTTTTCTGTTGTACGGTAGGAGGATTTTTTGTTTGTGGTCTTGTGTTAGTGGCTGCAACTGTAAGCTTGCCATTACTAATGGTCGGAGGATCGCCAGTTTCTTCTGGTTTAGGTGGAGCATCAAATGAATCTTGCTTCGTTACTTTTAGCATTTCTGCCGCCTTCTCAAGATCACCCTCACAGGCAACGACAGCTCTTTCAACTTCCTGCTTTGAGCACTTGTACCTTGTTTCCATATCCGCAATCAGAGCAATCTCTTCTGCTATGtcaattttcaaattactaCCAGCAAGATTTTGATCCGAGTGATTTTCTGCTTCTTCACTACCTTCAACCAGCCAAATAACTGACTGCTCTACTTTTCCTTCATTCAGTATGAGGGCCATTGTTGCCCGCTCATGTGGAAATCCCATTGCCACAAACTGTTGAGCAAGTGCTTCAAGCTTTCTCGACATGAGATAGCCACTGCAACGCTCACGCAGTTCCTGAGCT from Corylus avellana chromosome ca10, CavTom2PMs-1.0 includes:
- the LOC132164182 gene encoding uncharacterized protein LOC132164182, giving the protein MSPASKSKSKDKKASKEPQKASAKSSGPAIAGSGIPASAYDPLLGTFHTLETSPTSSSSPLHTNGRFRNIDETDEHPGGLPAAGIEYDSVSNNGSWSGESEDHKEKTSIPPARNETIPGAEGDKREKIRQKNERKHQRQKERRAQELRERCSGYLMSRKLEALAQQFVAMGFPHERATMALILNEGKVEQSVIWLVEGSEEAENHSDQNLAGSNLKIDIAEEIALIADMETRYKCSKQEVERAVVACEGDLEKAAEMLKVTKQDSFDAPPKPEETGDPPTISNGKLTVAATNTRPQTKNPPTVQQKKDDREFNYTKTTATVVGSSELGSKNVQQSLKRIQPKSEWARPQQTAMSAEKRWPNAASSPSASYSLASPVASPLQVSTSPAKTETHYVTVGNEFKNLQPGTMREPIIMMQRPQSASKQGPTTSMSSSPPGTAASWYPSNGVEVMKSNGFLQQIPSTRGLSANDLSLNHMYHHHLQYQHQHQHQQQQQQQFFPGSSPGDSPGTSRGNSILSRAGTFPTLAAASSLGLFSGLSSTLSSGSSSPVDWSTGGSVSHLDYTSVDWSLKRESSSPSSNGLWPSFTRSNTHIYDSNTSGVGAQPAMRSVPHANGVPIAGLQGGGAVIADTSAAGSREWTSPFEGKDLFSLPRRFVSSPSL